A part of Vulpes lagopus strain Blue_001 chromosome 4, ASM1834538v1, whole genome shotgun sequence genomic DNA contains:
- the APC gene encoding adenomatous polyposis coli protein isoform X4, giving the protein MASSGQIDLLERLKELNLDSSNFPGVKLRSKMSLRSYGSREGSVSSRSGECSPVPMGSFPRRGFVNGSRENTGYLEELEKERSLLLADLDKEEKEKDWYYAQLQNLTKRIDSLPLTENFSLQTDMTRRQLEYEARQIRVAMEEQLGTCQDMEKRAQRRVTRIQQIEKDILRIRQLLQSQATEAERSSQSKHEAGSHEAERQNEGQGVGEINMATSGSAQGSAARMDHETASVLSSSSTHSAPRRLTSHLGTKVEMVYSLLSMLGTHDKDDMSRTLLAMSSSQDSCISMRQSGCLPLLIQLLHGNDKDSVLLGNSRGSKEARARASAALHNIIHSQPDDKRGRREIRVLHLLEQIRAYCETCWEWQEAHEQGMDQDKNPMPAPVEHQICPAVCVLMKLSFDEEHRHAMNELGRKATRGISSQELGQGLSGGLQAIAELLQVDCEMYGLTNDHYSITLRRYAGMALTNLTFGDVANKATLCSMKGCMRALVAQLKSESEDLQQVIASVLRNLSWRADVNSKKTLREVGSVKALMECALEVKKESTLKSVLSALWNLSAHCTENKADICAVDGALAFLVGTLTYRSQTNTLAIIESGGGILRNVSSLIATNEDHRQILRENNCLQTLLQHLKSHSLTIVSNACGTLWNLSARNPKDQEALWDMGAVSMLKNLIHSKHKMIAMGSAAALRNLMANRPAKYKDANIMSPGSSLPSLHVRKQKALEAELDAQHLSETFDNIDNLSPKASHRNKQRHKPNLYGDYVFDTNRHDDNRSDNFNAGNMTVLSPYLNTTVLPSSSSSRGSLDSSRSEKDRSLERERGISLGNYHPATENPGTSSKRGLQISTTAAQIAKVMEEVSAIHTSQEDRSSGSTTELHCGTDERNTLRRSSTAHTHANTYSFTKSENSNRTCPVPYAKLEYKRSSNDSLNSVSSSDGYGKRGQMKPSIESYSEDDESKFCSYGQYPADLAHKIHSANHMDDNDGELDTPINYSLKYSDEQLNSGRQSPSQNERWARPKHIIEDEIKQSEQRQSRSQSTTYPVYTESTDDKHLKFQPHFGQQECVSPYRSRGASGSEMNRVGSNHGINQNVNQSLCQEDDYEDDKPTNYSERYSEEEQHEEEERPTNYSIKYNEEKHHVDQPIDYSLKYATDIPSSQKPPFSFSKNSSGQSAKTEHLSASSENTSTPSSSAKRQTQHHPSSAQSRNGQTPKANSCKVPSINQETIQTYCVEDTPICFSRCSSLSSLSSAEDEIGCDPAPQEAESANTLQRAEIKENSGTRTTEDAVSEVPAASPHIRTKSSRLQASGLSAESTRHKAVEFSSGAKSPSKSGAQTPKSPPEHYVQETPLMFSRCTSVSSLDSFESRSIASSVQSEPCSGMVSGIISPSDLPDSPGQTMPPSRSKTPPPPPQTVQTKREVPKNKASAAEKRESGPKQAAVNAAVQRVQVLPDADTLLHFATESTPDGFSCSSSLSALSLDEPFIQKDVELRIMPPVQENDNGNETESEQPEEANENQEKEPEKPTDSEKDLLDDSDDDDIEILEECIISAMPTKSSRKAKKPAQTAPKLPPPVARKPSQLPVYKLLPSQNRLQAQKHVSFTPGEDMPRVYCVEGTPINFSTATSLSDLTIESPPNELAAGEGVRAGAQPSEFEKRDTIPTEGRSTDEAQRGKAPAVTIPELDDSKTEEGDILAECINSAMPKGKSHKPFRVKKIMDQVQQASVSSSGTNKNQLDGKKKKPTSPVKPIPQSAEYRTRVRKHTDSKNNVNAERTFSDNKDSKKQNLKNNSKDFNDKLPNNEDRVRGSFTFDSPHHYTPIEGTPYCFSRNDSLSSLDFEDDDVDLSREKAELRKGKENKDSEAKVPSHTEPTSNQQSANKTQAVTKHPINRGQSKPVLQKQPTFPQSSKDLPDRGAATDEKLQNFAIENTPVCFSRNSSLSSLSDIDQENNNNKENEPLKEAEPPDSQGEPSKPQASGYAPKSFHVEDTPVCFSRNSSLSSLSIDSEDDLLQECISSAMPKKKKPSRLKGDTEKHSPRNMSGILAEDLTLDLKDIQRPDSEHGLSPDSENFDWKAIQEGANSIVSSLHQAAAAACLSRQASSDSDSILSLKSGISLGSPFHLTPDQEEKPFTSNKGPRILKPGEKSTLETKKIESENKGIKGGKKVYKSLITGKIRSNSEVLSQMKQPLQANMPSLSRGRTMIHIPGVRNSSSSTSPVSKKGPPLKTPASKSPSEGQTATTSPRGTKPSVKSELSPVTRPAPQPAGANKGPSRSGSRDSTPSRPAQQPLSRPMQSPGRNSISPGRNGISPPNKLSQLPRTSSPSTASTKSSGSGKMSYTSPGRQMSQQNLSKQTGLSKNGSSIPRSESASKGLNQMSNSNGSNKKVELSRMSSTKSSGSESDRSERPVLVRQSTFIKEAPSPTLRRKLEESASFESLSPSSRPDSPTRSQAQTPVLSPSLPDMSLSAHPSIQSGGWRKLPPNLSPTIEYNDGRPAKRHDIARSHSESPSRLPINRSGTWKREHSKHSSSLPRVSTWRRTGSSSSILSASSESSEKAKSEDEKHVNSISGTKQMKENQVSTKGTWRKIKENDISPTNSTSQTTSSGAANGAESKTLIYQMAPAVSKTEDVWVRIEDCPINNPRSGRSPTGNMPPVIDTVLEKGNPNAKDAKDNQGKPSVGNGSGPVRAVGLENRLNSFIQVEAPDQKGTEAKPGPSNPVPAPEANESCAAERTPFSSSSSSKHSSPSGTVAARVTPFNYNPSPRKSSADGTSARPSQIPTPVATATKKRDSKTDGAESGGTQSPKRHSGSYLVTSV; this is encoded by the exons GGTTCAGCTGCACGAATGGATCATGAAACAGCAAGCGTTTTGAGTTCTAGTAGCACACACTCTGCTCCTCGAAGGTTGACAAGTCATCTGGGCACCAAG GTGGAAATGGTGTATTCATTGTTGTCAATGCTTGGTACTCATGATAAGGATGATATGTCGCGAACTTTGCTAGCTATGTCTAGCTCCCAAGACAGCTGTATATCCATGCGACAGTCTGGATGTCTTCCTCTCCTCATCCAGCTTTTACATGGCAATGACAAAGACTCTGTGTTGTTGGGAAATTCCCGGGGCAGTAAAGAGGCTCGGGCCAGGGCCAGTGCAGCACTTCACAACATCATTCACTCACAGCCTGATGACAAGAGAGGCAGGCGTGAAATCCGAGTCCTTCATCTTTTGGAACAGATACGAGCTTACTGTGAAACCTGTTGGGAGTGGCAGGAAGCCCATGAACAAGGCATGGACCAGGACAAAAATCCAA TGCCAGCTCCTGTTGAACATCAGATCTGTCCTGCTGTGTGTGTTCTAATGAAACTTTCATTTGATGAAGAGCATAGACATGCAATGAATGAACTTG gTAGGAAGGCTACCCGGGGCATTTCATCACAGGAGCTAGGGCAGGGGCTTTCAG GGGGACTACAGGCCATTGCAGAATTATTGCAAGTGGACTGTGAAATGTATGGGCTAACTAATGACCACTACAGTATTACATTAAGACGATATGCTGGAATGGCTCTGACAAACTTGACTTTTGGAGATGTAGCCAACAAG gCTACACTCTGCTCTATGAAAGGCTGCATGAGAGCACTTGTGGCCCAACTAAAATCTGAAAGTGAGGACTTACAGCAG gttaTTGCAAGTGTTTTGAGGAATTTGTCTTGGCGAGCAGATGTAAATAGTAAAAAGACATTGCGTGAAGTTGGAAGTGTGAAAGCATTGATGGAATGTGCTTTGGAAGTTAAAAAG GAATCAACCCTCAAAAGCGTATTGAGTGCCTTATGGAATTTGTCAGCACACTGCACTGAGAATAAAGCTGATATATGTGCTGTGGATGGTGCACTTGCGTTCCTGGTTGGCACTCTCACTTACCGAAGCCAGACAAATACTTTAGCCATTATCGAAAGTGGAGGTGGGATATTACGGAATGTGTCCAGCTTGATAGCTACAAACGAGGACCACAG gcaAATCCTAAGAGAGAACAACTGCCTGCAAACCTTATTGCAACACTTGAAATCTCACAGTTTGACAATAGTTAGTAATGCATGTGGAACCTTGTGGAATCTCTCAGCAAGAAATCCAAAAGACCAAGAAGCATTATGGGACATGGGGGCAGTCAGCATGCTCAAGAACCTCATTCATTCAAAGCACAAAATGATTGCTATGGGAAGTGCCGCAGCTTTAAGGAATCTCATGGCTAATAGACCTGCAAAGTATAAGGATGCCAATATTATGTCTCCTGGTTCAAGCTTGCCATCTCTTCATGTCAGGAAACAAAAAGCCCTAGAAGCAGAATTAGATGCTCAGCATTTATCAGAAACTTTTGACAATATTGACAATTTAAGTCCCAAGGCATCTCATCGTAACAAGCAACGACACAAGCCAAATCTGTATGGTGACTATGTTTTTGACACCAATCGACATGATGATAATAGGTCAGACAATTTTAATGCTGGAAATATGACTGTCCTTTCACCGTATTTAAATACTACAGTGTTGCCCAGCTCTTCTTCATCAAGAGGAAGTTTAGACAGTTCTCGTTCTGAAAAAGATAGAAGTTTGGAGAGAGAACGAGGAATTAGCTTAGGCAACTACCACCCAGCAACGGAAAATCCAGGCACGTCTTCAAAGCGAGGTTTGCAGATTTCCACCACGGCCGCCCAGATTGCCAAAGTCATGGAAGAAGTATCAGCCATTCACACCTCCCAGGAAGACAGAAGTTCTGGGTCTACCACTGAGTTACACTGTGGGACAGATGAGAGGAACACACTAAGAAGAAGCTCGACTgcccacacacatgcaaacacatacAGCTTCACGAAGTCAGAAAATTCAAACAGGACGTGTCCTGTGCCTTATGCTAAATTGGAATACAAGAGATCTTCAAATGATAGTTTAAACAGTGTCAGTAGTAGTGATGGTTATGGCAAAAGAGGTCAGATGAAGCCTTCCATTGAATCCTATTCTGAAGATGACGAAAGTAAATTTTGCAGCTATGGTCAATACCCAGCTGACCTAGCCCATAAAATACATAGTGCAAATCATATGGATGACAACGATGGAGAGCTAGATACACCCATAAATTATAGTCTTAAGTATTCAGACGAGCAGTTGAACTCTGGAAGGCAAAGCCCCTCACAGAATGAAAGATGGGCAAGACCCAAGCATATAATAGAAGACGAAATAAAACAAAGTGAGCAAAGACAATCAAGAAGTCAAAGCACAACTTACCCCGTATACACTGAGAGCACTGATGATAAACACCTCAAGTTCCAGCCACATTTTGGACAGCAGGAATGTGTTTCCCCATATAGGTCAAGAGGAGCCAGTGGTTCAGAAATGAATCGAGTAGGTTCTAATCATGGAATTAATCAAAACGTAAACCAGTCTTTGTGTCAGGAAGATGACTATGAAGACGATAAGCCAACCAACTATAGTGAACGTTACTCTGAGGAAGAGCAACACGAGGAAGAAGAAAGACCAACAAATTATAGCATAAAGTACAATGAAGAAAAACATCACGTGGATCAGCCTATTgattatagtttaaaatatgcCACAGACATTCCTTCCTCACAGAAACCACCATTTTCATTCTCAAAGAATTCCTCTGGGCAAAGCGCTAAAACTGAACACCTCTCTGCAAGCAGTGAGAATACATCCACGCCTTCATCCAGTGCCAAGAGGCAGACTCAGCACCATCCCAGCTCAGCACAAAGTAGAAATGGCCAGACCCCAAAAGCCAACTCCTGCAAAGTTCCCTCTATCAACCAGGAAACGATACAGACATACTGTGTAGAGGACACCCCGATTTGTTTCTCGCGTTGCAGTTCACTATCCTCTCTGTCCTCAGCTGAAGATGAGATCGGATGTGACCCAGCACCGCAGGAGGCAGAGTCAGCTAATACCCTacaaagagcagaaatcaaagaaaacagtGGGACAAGGACAACAGAAGATGCTGTGAGTGAGGTTCCAGCAGCGTCACCGCACATCAGAACCAAATCCAGCAGACTTCAGGCTTCTGGTTTATCGGCAGAGTCAACCAGGCACAAAGCTGTTGAATTTTCTTCAGGGGCCAAATCTCCATCAAAAAGTGGTGCTCAGACTCCTAAAAGTCCACCAGAGCACTATGTTCAGGAGACTCCGCTCATGTTTAGCAGGTGTACGTCAGTCAGTTCGCTCGACAGTTTTGAGAGTCGTTCAATTGCCAGCTCTGTTCAGAGCGAACCCTGCAGTGGCATGGTGAGTGGCATTATAAGCCCCAGTGACCTTCCAGATAGCCCAGGACAAACCATGCCGCCAAGCAGGAGTAaaacccctcctcctccccctcagaCAGTTCAGACTAAGCGAGAGGTCCCTAAAAACAAAGCCTCTGCTGCCGAGAAGAGAGAGAGCGGCCCTAAGCAAGCTGCTGTGAATGCTGCAGTTCAGAGAGTCCAGGTTCTTCCAGATGCTGACACCCTATTGCATTTTGCCACAGAAAGTACTCCGGATGGATTTTCTTGTTCATCCAGCCTGAGTGCTCTGAGCCTTGATGAGCCATTTATACAGAAAGACGTGGAATTAAGAATAATGCCTCCAGTTCAGGAAAACGACAATGGGAATGAAACTGAGTCTGAGCAGCCTGAAGAAGCAAATGAGAACCAGGAAAAAGAGCCCGAAAAGCCTACTGATTCTGAAAAAGACCTGTTAGACGACTCAGATGATGATGATATTGAAATACTTGAAGAGTGTATTATTTCTGCCATGCCAACAAAATCTTCACGCAAAGCCAAAAAACCAGCCCAGACTGCTCCAAAATTACCTCCCCCTGTGGCAAGGAAGCCAAGTCAACTCCCCGTCTACAAACTCCTTCCCTCGCAAAACAGGTTACAGGCGCAAAAGCATGTTAGCTTCACCCCAGGAGAGGATATGCCACGGGTGTACTGTGTCGAAGGGACGCCTATCAACTTCTCCACAGCTACGTCTCTAAGCGATCTGACAATAGAATCTCCTCCAAATGAGTTAGCTGCTGGAGAAGGGGTTAGAGCCGGGGCACAGCCAAGTGAATTTGAGAAACGAGATACCATTCCTACAGAAGGCAGAAGTACAGACGAGGCTCAAAGAGGAAAAGCCCCGGCAGTGACTATACCTGAGCTGGATGACAGTAAAACAGAAGAGGGGGATATTCTTGCAGAGTGCATTAATTCTGCTATGCCCAAAGGAAAAAGTCACAAGCCTTTCCGTGTGAAGAAGATAATGGACCAGGTCCAGCAGGCGTCTGTGTCTTCATCTGGAACTAACAAAAATCAGTTAgatggcaagaaaaagaaacctacTTCACCAGTAAAACCTATACCACAGAGCGCCGAATACAGGACACGTGTAAGAAAACACACAGACTcgaaaaataatgtaaatgctGAAAGAACTTTCTCAGACAATAAAGattcaaagaaacagaacttgaaaaataattccaaGGACTTCAATGATAAGCTACCAAATAACGAAGATCGAGTCAGAGGAAGTTTTACTTTCGATTCACCTCATCACTACACGCCCATTGAAGGAACTCCGTACTGTTTTTCACGAAATGATTCTTTGAGTTCTCTAGATTTTGAGGATGATGATGTTGACCTTTCCAGGGAAAAGGCTGaattaagaaaagggaaagaaaataaagactcaGAAGCTAAAGTCCCCAGCCACACAGAACCAACCTCTAACCAACAATCTGCTAATAAAACCCAGGCTGTTACAAAACACCCCATAAATCGAGGTCAGTCTAAACCCGTGCTGCAGAAGCAGCCCACGTTTCCACAGTCCTCTAAAGACCTACCAGACAGAGGGGCAGCAACTGATGAGAAATTGCAGAATTTTGCTATCGAAAATACTCCAGTGTGCTTTTCTCGGAACTCCTCTCTAAGTTCTCTTAGTGACATTGAccaagaaaacaacaataacaaagaaaatgaacCTCTTAAAGAGGCCGAGCCCCCTGACTCCCAGGGAGAACCCAGTAAACCTCAGGCATCGGGTTACGCACCTAAATCCTTTCACGTTGAAGACACTCCTGTTTGTTTCTCGAGAAACAGTTCTCTCAGTTCTCTAAGCATTGATTCTGAAGACGACCTGTTGCAGGAGTGTATAAGTTCTGcaatgccaaaaaagaaaaagccttcaaGACTCAAGGGTGATACTGAAAAGCATAGTCCCAGAAACATGAGCGGCATATTAGCAGAAGACTTGACACTTGATTTGAAAGATATACAGAGACCAGATTCAGAACATGGTTTATCCCCAGATTCAGAAAATTTTGATTGGAAAGCTATTCAGGAAGGTGCAAATTCCATAGTAAGTAGTTTACATCAAGCTGCCGCTGCTGCCTGTTTGTCTAGACAAGCTTCATCCGACTCAGATTCCATCCTTTCACTGAAATCGGGAATCAGTCTGGGGTCACCATTTCATCTTACACCCGACCAAGAGGAAAAACCCTTTACAAGTAATAAGGGCCCACGAATTCTAAAACCCGGGGAGAAGAGTACATTGGAAACTAAAAAGATAGAATctgaaaataaaggaatcaaaggaggcaaaaaagtttataaaagttTAATAACTGGAAAAATTCGATCTAATTCGGAGGTTTTAAGCCAAATGAAACAGCCCCTTCAAGCAAACATGCCTTCGCTCTCTCGAGGCAGGACCATGATTCATATTCCAGGAGTTCGAAACAGCTCTTCAAGTACAAGTCCGGTTTCTAAAAAAGGTCCACCCCTTAAGACTCCAGCCTCCAAAAGTCCCAGTGAGGGTCAGACAGCCACCACTTCTCCTAGAGGAACCAAACCATCCGTGAAGTCAGAATTAAGCCCTGTGACCAGGCCGGCCCCCCAGCCAGCTGGGGCAAATAAAGGGCCATCTAGATCAGGATCGAGAGATTCCACTCCTTCGAGACCTGCCCAACAGCCATTAAGTAGACCCATGCAGTCTCCAGGGCGGAACTCCATTTCTCCTGGTAGGAATGGAATAAGTCCTCCTAACAAATTATCTCAGTTGCCAAGGACTTCATCCCCTAGTACTGCATCGACCAAGTCCTCCGGGTCTGGGAAGATGTCCTATACGTCTCCAGGCAGACAGATGAGTCAGCAGAACCTTAGCAAACAAACGGGTTTATCCAAGAATGGCAGTAGTATCCCAAGAAGTGAGTCTGCCTCCAAAGGACTGAATCAGATGAGTAATAGCAATGGATCCAACAAAAAGGTGGAGCTTTCTAGAATGTCTTCAACTAAATCGAGTGGAAGTGAATCCGATAGGTCAGAGAGACCTGTATTAGTACGCCAGTCAACTTTCATCAAAGAAGCTCCAAGCCCAACCCTAAGGAGAAAATTGGAGGAATCTGCTTCATTTgaatctctctctccatcttctagACCAGATTCTCCCACTAGGTCCCAGGCACAGACTCCAGTTTTAAGCCCTTCCCTTCCTGATATGTCTCTGTCCGCACATCCATCCATTCAGTCTGGTGGGTGGCGCAAACTCCCACCTAATCTCAGTCCTACCATAGAGTACAATGACGGAAGACCAGCAAAGCGCCATGATATTGCACGCTCCCATTCTGAAAGTCCTTCGAGACTTCCAATTAATAGGTCAGGAACCTGGAAACGGGAGCACAGCAAGCATTCGTCATCCCTTCCTCGAGTAAGCACTTGGAGAAGAACTGGAAGTTCATCCTCCATTCTTTCTGCTTCATCGGAATCCAGTGAAAAAGCAAAAAGTGAGGATGAAAAACACGTGAACTCGATTTCAGGAACcaaacaaatgaaggaaaaccAAGTATCCACAAAAGgaacatggagaaaaataaaagaaaatgatatttctCCCACAAATAGTACCTCTCAGACCACTTCCTCAGGTGCTGCAAATGGTGCTGAATCAAAGACTCTAATTTATCAAATGGCACCTGCTGTTTCTAAAACAGAGGATGTTTGGGTGAGAATTGAGGACTGTCCCATTAACAACCCTCGATCCGGGAGATCCCCAACAGGAAACATGCCCCCTGTGATTGACACTGTTTTGGAAAAGGGGAACCCAAACGCTAAAGATGCAAAAGATAATCAGGGAAAACCAAGTGTGGGTAATGGCAGTGGCCCCGTACGCGCCGTGGGTTTGGAAAACCGCCTGAACTCCTTTATCCAGGTAGAGGCCCCTGACCAGAAGGGAACGGAGGCAAAACCGGGACCGAGTAACCCTGTCCCTGCACCAGAGGCGAACGAGAGTTGTGCAGCCGAGCGCACCCCGTTCAGCTCCAGCAGCTCAAGCAAGCACAGTTCCCCCAGCGGGACCGTCGCTGCCAGAGTGACCCCCTTTAATTACAACCCGAGCCCTCGGAAGAGCAGCGCGGACGGCACGTCAGCCCGGCCGTCCCAGATCCCCACGCCGGTGGCCACCGCCACGAAGAAACGGGATTCCAAGACTGACGGCGCCGAGTCCGGCGGAACCCAGAGCCCTAAGCGCCATTCCGGGTCTTACCTCGTGACGTCCGTGTGA